A genomic stretch from Deltaproteobacteria bacterium includes:
- a CDS encoding thiolase family protein produces the protein MKDIVIADCVRSAVGRAHKGSLAQTRPDEFAGEVVAGLLKRFPQLEGAAVEDVIMGCAMPEGPQGMNVARLIGLLAGLPIETSAVTINRFCSSGLQAIAMASQAIAFGSNDIVVAGGVESMSAVPMTGFAPSASPKLMAAMPTAFTPMGITAENVAKKFGITREDQDAFALRSHQRAAAAQAAGKFDDEIVPVTAVNYVRGERVESVFERDEMIRPDTTMEVLAKLRPAFAVHGTVTAGNSSPLSDGAAAALVMSKAKADELGIEPKAYFRAFVTAGVDPAIMGVGPIPAVRKLLAKTGLSLADIDIIELNEAFASQAVYVQRTLEIPDDKLNVNGGAIALGHPLGCTGAKLTATAIYELHRRGGRYAIVTMCIGGGQGAAGLIERA, from the coding sequence ATGAAGGACATCGTCATTGCAGATTGCGTACGCTCGGCAGTCGGTCGCGCACACAAGGGATCGCTGGCGCAGACACGGCCGGACGAGTTTGCGGGAGAGGTCGTCGCGGGCCTGCTCAAGCGGTTCCCGCAACTCGAAGGCGCCGCGGTGGAAGACGTCATCATGGGCTGCGCCATGCCCGAGGGACCGCAGGGCATGAACGTCGCGCGCCTGATCGGCTTGCTCGCCGGCCTGCCGATCGAGACGTCCGCCGTGACGATCAACCGGTTTTGCTCCTCGGGCCTTCAGGCGATCGCGATGGCGTCGCAGGCGATCGCGTTCGGCAGCAATGACATCGTCGTCGCAGGCGGCGTCGAATCGATGTCGGCCGTGCCGATGACCGGGTTCGCGCCGAGCGCGTCGCCCAAACTGATGGCGGCCATGCCGACGGCATTCACCCCGATGGGCATCACGGCCGAGAACGTGGCCAAGAAGTTCGGCATCACGCGCGAGGACCAGGACGCGTTCGCGCTGCGGTCGCACCAGCGCGCCGCCGCGGCCCAGGCCGCCGGCAAGTTCGACGACGAGATCGTGCCGGTGACGGCCGTCAACTACGTCCGCGGAGAGCGGGTCGAGAGCGTGTTCGAGCGCGACGAGATGATCCGCCCGGACACGACGATGGAGGTTCTCGCCAAGCTCCGCCCCGCCTTCGCGGTCCATGGAACGGTGACGGCCGGCAACTCGTCGCCGCTGTCGGACGGGGCCGCGGCCGCGCTCGTGATGTCGAAGGCGAAAGCAGACGAGTTGGGGATCGAGCCCAAGGCGTACTTCCGCGCGTTCGTCACCGCGGGCGTCGACCCGGCCATCATGGGCGTCGGTCCGATTCCGGCGGTGCGCAAACTGCTCGCCAAGACCGGGTTGTCGCTTGCGGACATCGACATCATCGAGTTGAACGAGGCGTTTGCGAGCCAGGCGGTCTACGTCCAGCGCACGCTCGAAATTCCGGACGACAAGCTCAACGTCAACGGCGGCGCGATCGCGCTCGGCCATCCGCTCGGCTGCACGGGCGCCAAGCTCACCGCCACCGCGATCTACGAGTTGCATCGACGCGGCGGCCGCTATGCGATCGTGACGATGTGCATCGGCGGCGGCCAGGGCGCGGCCGGCCTCATCGAGCGGGCGTGA